A region of Lycium barbarum isolate Lr01 chromosome 3, ASM1917538v2, whole genome shotgun sequence DNA encodes the following proteins:
- the LOC132630782 gene encoding uncharacterized protein LOC132630782 — protein MECVITVSYSLLINRGLTPAFKAKKGLRQGDPMADATSIHLLFQAFQHFFDVSGLHANMEKNSLYIAGVTDLFKAQILEELHLTTGDLPFKYLGVPLSSRKLTINQCLPLVERIITRVKCWSTKFLSYSGRLQLTGSDCSKKALVAWDMIWRPKSAGGLNVLDLLTWNKAAISKLLWALAMKKDKLWDQLRNSRPRAGILGFVFAAAVYHTWIERNNRRFQKCAKPSRQLLREIAVQIHIAG, from the exons ATGGAGTGTGTGATAACAGTTTCTTATTCCCTACTTATCAATAGAGGCTTAACACCTGCTTTTAAAGCTAAGAAAGGCTTGAGACAAGGAGACCCAAT GGCAGATGCAACTTCCATTCATCTCTTATTCCAAGCATTCCAACATTTCTTTGATGTATCTGGGCTTCATGCCAATATGGAAAAAAACAGCTTGTATATAGCTGGGGTGACTGATCTATTCAAGGCTCAGATCCTAGAGGAGTTGCACTTGACTACTGGTGATTTGCCATTCAAATACTTAGGAGTCCCATTGTCTTCTAGGAAATTAACTATTAACCAGTGCCTGCCTTTGGTGGAAAGGATAATTACAAGAGTCAAATGTTGGTCTACTAAATTCTTATCTTATAGTGGCAGACTTCAATTG ACAGGGAGTGATTGTTCTAAAAAGGCCCTTGTAGCTTGGGATATGATATGGAGACCAAAATCAGCTGGGGGATTAAATGTGCTAGATTTACTGACTTGGAACAAAGCTGCCATTAGCAAGTTATTGTGGGCATTGGCTATGAAAAAGGATAAACTTTGG GACCAACTCAGGAATAGTAGACCAAGAGCAGGGATATTAGGGTTTGTTTTTGCTGCAGCTGTGTACCACACCTGGATTGAAAGGAACAACAGAAGGTTTCAGAAATGTGCTAAACCAAGCAGACAGTTGCTGAGAGAGATTGCTGTACAAATTCATATTGCAGGGTAG